A portion of the Bacteroides faecium genome contains these proteins:
- the thrC gene encoding threonine synthase has product MIYYSTNKQAPNASLQEAVVKGLAADKGLFMPMSIKPLPQDFYDSIESLSFQEIAYRVADAFFGEDVPADTLKQIVYDTLSFDVPLVKVSENIYSLELFHGPTLAFKDVGGRFMARLLGYFIKKEGQKNVNVLVATSGDTGSAVANGFFGVEGIHVYVLYPKGKVSEIQEKQFTTLGQNITALEVDGTFDDCQALVKSAFMDKELNEHLSLTSANSINVARFLPQAFYYFYAYAQLKHAGKADNVVICVPSGNFGNITAGLFGKKMGLPVKRFIAANNRNDIFYQYLQTGEYNPRPSIATIANAMDVGDPSNFARVLDLYKGSHAAISAEISGTTYTDEQIRETVKETWEEHHYLLDPHGACGYRALAEGLQPGETGVFLETAHPAKFLETVESIIGETVEIPAKLQEFMKGEKKSLQMTKEFSDFKSYLLSL; this is encoded by the coding sequence ATGATTTATTATAGTACAAATAAGCAAGCGCCTAATGCTTCATTGCAAGAAGCAGTGGTGAAAGGGCTTGCTGCCGATAAAGGGCTGTTTATGCCTATGTCCATCAAACCGCTTCCACAAGATTTTTACGATTCGATTGAAAGCTTGTCCTTCCAGGAGATTGCTTATCGTGTAGCCGATGCTTTCTTCGGTGAGGATGTTCCTGCCGATACGTTGAAACAGATTGTGTATGACACTTTAAGTTTCGATGTGCCTTTGGTGAAAGTATCGGAGAATATCTACTCACTCGAACTTTTCCACGGTCCTACATTAGCTTTCAAAGACGTAGGCGGTCGTTTTATGGCGCGTCTGCTTGGTTACTTCATTAAGAAAGAAGGACAGAAGAATGTCAATGTGCTGGTAGCCACTTCCGGTGATACGGGAAGTGCGGTGGCTAACGGTTTCTTTGGTGTGGAAGGTATTCATGTATATGTACTTTATCCGAAAGGAAAAGTCAGTGAAATACAGGAAAAGCAATTCACCACATTAGGACAGAATATTACCGCCCTCGAAGTGGACGGAACATTTGATGATTGCCAGGCATTGGTGAAATCGGCTTTCATGGATAAGGAACTGAATGAACATCTTTCCCTGACTTCCGCCAATTCTATCAACGTTGCCCGTTTCCTGCCGCAAGCATTTTATTATTTCTATGCTTATGCCCAGTTGAAACATGCCGGAAAAGCTGATAATGTAGTAATCTGCGTTCCTAGCGGAAACTTCGGAAACATCACTGCCGGTCTGTTCGGTAAGAAAATGGGATTACCCGTGAAACGTTTCATTGCGGCTAACAACCGTAACGATATATTCTACCAATATCTGCAAACAGGCGAATACAACCCGCGTCCATCTATCGCAACCATCGCTAATGCCATGGACGTAGGCGACCCGAGCAACTTTGCCCGTGTACTCGATTTGTATAAAGGTTCTCATGCCGCTATCTCCGCCGAGATTTCGGGAACTACCTATACCGACGAACAAATCCGTGAAACTGTGAAAGAGACTTGGGAAGAACACCATTATCTGCTCGACCCTCATGGGGCATGTGGCTATCGTGCATTGGCAGAAGGTTTACAACCGGGCGAAACAGGTGTATTCCTCGAAACAGCCCATCCTGCCAAGTTCCTCGAAACGGTAGAAAGTATCATTGGTGAAACGGTAGAAATACCTGCCAAATTACAGGAATTTATGAAAGGTGAGAAGAAGAGCCTTCAGATGACAAAAGAGTTTTCAGATTTCAAGAGCTATTTGCTTTCACTATAG
- the pnuC gene encoding nicotinamide riboside transporter PnuC, which yields MEMNFLEIFGTIVGLVYLWLEYRASIYLWIAGIIMPAIYIFVYYEAGLYADFGINIYYLIAAVYGWFFWMWGQRKGKRNQSANAETGNDKPKALPIVHTPWKCYLPLLLVFIVAFIGIAWILIEYTDSNVPWLDSFTTALSIVGMWMLARKYIEQWFAWILVDIVCCGLYIYKDLYFTSALYGLYSIIAIFGYFKWKKLMSIQ from the coding sequence ATGGAAATGAATTTCCTTGAAATATTCGGTACGATTGTCGGTTTAGTCTACCTTTGGTTGGAATACCGGGCAAGTATCTATCTTTGGATAGCGGGGATTATCATGCCTGCTATCTATATCTTCGTCTATTACGAAGCGGGATTGTATGCAGATTTCGGTATCAATATCTATTATCTGATTGCCGCCGTCTACGGCTGGTTCTTTTGGATGTGGGGACAACGGAAAGGAAAGCGGAATCAATCTGCCAATGCTGAAACAGGCAATGATAAACCGAAAGCTCTCCCTATCGTGCATACACCGTGGAAATGCTATCTTCCGCTTTTGCTGGTCTTCATCGTTGCCTTTATCGGCATTGCCTGGATACTCATTGAATACACAGACAGCAATGTGCCCTGGCTGGATAGCTTCACCACGGCATTGAGCATTGTCGGCATGTGGATGCTGGCACGTAAATATATCGAGCAATGGTTCGCTTGGATACTTGTAGACATTGTTTGTTGCGGACTTTATATTTATAAAGACCTTTATTTTACCTCTGCCTTATACGGACTTTACTCCATTATAGCTATCTTTGGCTACTTCAAATGGAAAAAATTAATGAGCATACAATGA
- a CDS encoding thiamine diphosphokinase, producing MINEHYTPEAVILANGEYPTHPLPLRMLEEAKFVTCCDGAANEYISRGHTPDVIIGDGDSLSPEYKERFSPIIHQIADQETNDQTKAVHFLQEKGFRKIAIVGATGKREDHTLGNISLLMEYMREGMEVRIVTDYGVFMPVNGTQTFESHPGQQISIINFGAKELKGEGLVYPLSDFTNWWQGTLNEATNNRFTIQCTGEYLVFLTSM from the coding sequence ATGATAAACGAACACTATACGCCCGAAGCCGTGATATTGGCTAACGGTGAATATCCTACTCACCCTCTTCCTTTGCGAATGTTGGAAGAAGCTAAATTCGTAACTTGTTGTGACGGCGCAGCCAATGAATATATCTCCCGTGGACATACACCGGACGTAATTATCGGTGACGGTGACTCCCTTTCACCGGAATATAAAGAACGCTTCTCTCCTATTATACATCAGATAGCCGACCAGGAAACGAATGACCAAACCAAAGCTGTTCACTTTCTGCAGGAGAAAGGATTCCGCAAGATTGCCATCGTCGGTGCTACCGGAAAACGGGAAGACCACACGCTGGGAAATATCAGCCTGCTCATGGAGTATATGAGAGAGGGCATGGAAGTAAGGATAGTTACAGACTACGGTGTATTTATGCCTGTAAACGGTACGCAGACTTTCGAGTCGCATCCCGGACAGCAGATTTCGATTATTAATTTCGGAGCAAAAGAATTAAAGGGGGAAGGATTGGTTTATCCACTTAGCGACTTTACGAATTGGTGGCAAGGAACTCTTAATGAGGCTACAAACAATCGTTTTACCATTCAGTGCACGGGAGAGTATTTAGTATTTCTAACTTCTATGTAA
- the radA gene encoding DNA repair protein RadA: protein MAKEKTVYVCSNCGQDSPKWVGKCPSCGEWNTYVEEIVRKEPTNRRPVSGIETQKPKPVILSEIVADDEPRIDMHDDELNRVLGGGLVQGSLVLIGGEPGIGKSTLVMQTVLHMPEKRILYVSGEESARQLKLRADRLSGVSSDCLIVCETSLEQIYVHIKNTNPDLVIIDSIQTISTENIESSPGSIAQVRECSASILRFAKETHTPVLLIGHINKEGSIAGPKVLEHIVDTVLQFEGDQHYMYRILRSIKNRFGSTAELGIYEMRQDGLRQVSNPSELLLSQDHEGMSGVAIASAIEGIRPFLIETQALVSSAVYGNPQRSATGFDLRRMNMLLAVLEKRVGFKLAQKDVFLNIAGGLKVNDPAIDLPVISAILSSNMDAAIEPEVCMAGEIGLSGEIRPVNRIEQRIGEAEKLGFKRFLLPKYNLQGIDTKKLKIELVPVRKVEEAFRALFG from the coding sequence ATGGCAAAAGAGAAGACCGTATATGTATGCAGTAACTGCGGACAAGACTCACCGAAATGGGTGGGTAAATGTCCGTCGTGTGGAGAATGGAATACGTATGTAGAAGAAATCGTACGGAAAGAACCGACCAACCGCCGACCGGTATCGGGCATTGAGACACAGAAACCCAAGCCTGTTATCCTCAGCGAAATAGTAGCGGATGATGAACCGCGTATCGACATGCACGATGATGAACTGAACCGTGTGTTGGGTGGCGGACTTGTACAGGGTTCTCTAGTCCTGATAGGCGGCGAGCCGGGAATCGGCAAATCGACGCTTGTCATGCAGACCGTACTGCATATGCCGGAAAAAAGGATTCTCTATGTATCCGGCGAAGAAAGCGCGCGCCAACTGAAACTTCGTGCCGACCGCCTTTCCGGTGTTTCCAGTGATTGCCTTATCGTCTGCGAGACTTCACTCGAACAGATTTATGTGCACATCAAGAATACGAATCCCGATTTGGTCATCATCGACTCTATACAGACTATTTCTACAGAGAATATCGAATCGTCTCCCGGAAGTATTGCACAAGTTAGAGAGTGCTCCGCTTCCATTCTCCGTTTTGCCAAAGAGACACATACACCGGTATTGCTTATCGGACACATTAATAAGGAAGGAAGCATCGCAGGCCCCAAGGTGCTGGAGCATATCGTTGATACCGTTCTCCAGTTTGAAGGCGACCAACATTATATGTATCGTATTCTCCGCAGCATCAAGAACCGTTTCGGTAGTACGGCAGAATTGGGTATTTATGAAATGCGGCAGGACGGATTACGTCAAGTAAGCAATCCTTCGGAGCTATTGCTAAGTCAAGACCACGAGGGAATGAGTGGAGTAGCTATCGCTTCTGCCATTGAAGGGATACGCCCGTTCCTGATTGAGACACAGGCTTTGGTAAGTTCCGCCGTTTATGGAAATCCCCAGCGTTCGGCAACCGGTTTCGATTTGAGAAGAATGAATATGTTACTGGCCGTTCTCGAAAAACGTGTCGGTTTTAAGCTCGCACAAAAAGACGTATTCCTGAATATAGCCGGCGGACTGAAAGTGAATGACCCGGCTATCGACCTACCGGTTATCAGCGCTATTCTTTCTTCAAATATGGACGCGGCTATCGAACCGGAAGTCTGTATGGCAGGAGAAATCGGACTGTCGGGCGAAATTCGCCCCGTGAACAGGATAGAGCAACGTATCGGAGAAGCGGAGAAATTAGGTTTCAAACGTTTCCTGTTGCCGAAATACAATTTGCAGGGCATTGATACGAAAAAGTTAAAGATAGAGTTAGTACCTGTAAGAAAGGTAGAAGAGGCGTTCAGAGCCTTATTTGGATAA
- a CDS encoding asparaginase: MSPLNTSVLLIYTGGTIGMIENTVTGALESFNFEQLQKHVPELQKFNFPIDTYQFDPPMDSSDMEPDMWRKLVHIIHENYDRYQGFVILHGTDTMAYTASALSFMLEGLDKPVILTGSQLPIGVLRTDGKENLMTSIEIAIAQNKEGKALVPEVCIFFENHLMRGNRTTKMNAENFNAFRSFNYPVLAEAGIHIKYNNVQIHVNGEERELKPHYLLDTNVVVLKLFPGIQENVVAATLDIEGLKAVILETYGSGNAPRKEWFIRRLCQASARGIVIVNVTQCSAGMVEMERYETGYQLLQAGVVSGYDSTTESAVTKLMFLLGHGYTSDEVRDRMNRSMAGEITL; encoded by the coding sequence ATGAGCCCATTAAATACTTCCGTATTGTTAATATACACCGGTGGAACAATCGGAATGATTGAGAACACCGTGACAGGCGCATTGGAGAGTTTCAATTTCGAACAACTCCAAAAGCATGTCCCCGAATTGCAAAAATTCAATTTCCCGATTGATACGTATCAGTTCGACCCGCCTATGGACTCTTCGGACATGGAACCGGATATGTGGCGGAAGCTGGTTCACATCATCCATGAGAATTATGACCGTTATCAGGGCTTTGTCATTCTGCATGGTACGGACACGATGGCATACACTGCTTCCGCACTTAGCTTTATGCTGGAAGGACTGGACAAGCCTGTTATTCTTACGGGGTCCCAACTTCCTATCGGGGTACTTCGCACGGATGGAAAGGAAAATCTGATGACGAGTATAGAGATTGCCATCGCTCAGAATAAAGAAGGAAAAGCGCTCGTTCCGGAAGTCTGCATTTTCTTTGAGAATCATTTGATGCGGGGCAACCGCACGACAAAGATGAATGCCGAAAACTTCAATGCTTTTCGCTCATTCAATTATCCGGTACTGGCGGAAGCGGGGATTCATATTAAATATAATAATGTACAGATTCATGTGAACGGGGAAGAACGGGAACTAAAACCTCATTATTTATTGGATACGAACGTGGTGGTATTGAAGCTATTCCCTGGAATTCAGGAGAATGTGGTAGCCGCTACTTTAGATATAGAAGGACTGAAAGCCGTTATACTCGAAACGTACGGTTCGGGCAATGCTCCCCGGAAAGAATGGTTTATCCGACGGCTTTGCCAAGCTAGCGCACGTGGGATTGTGATTGTCAATGTGACACAATGCAGCGCAGGGATGGTGGAGATGGAACGTTACGAAACGGGATACCAGTTGTTGCAGGCAGGCGTTGTCTCCGGTTATGACAGTACGACCGAGTCGGCTGTCACTAAATTAATGTTCTTGTTGGGACACGGATATACGTCGGATGAGGTGCGCGACCGGATGAACCGGTCGATGGCGGGAGAGATTACTCTGTAA
- a CDS encoding AAA family ATPase — protein MNSLHIKNYKNLEDLQISKLGRVNLIAGENNVGKSSLLEAISIHQSGGSLEWMKRLLEFRGEAADEYVENHLQKEMDSFLSFLPNYDDEHKLELPIILSDMKQKVEIRFVYYTETRVVENGYEGVIRAVIENYNPKNYYDNIGLGLEIATSFGQKILYTFNGVAPRLQTELLQKVQYVRMGDLNTINNPSLFDKLALTPLQKEVVKALRIIESDIADLNFLKDDRRKSRFTRERNVNADDRVPYVVFEGESKPRRLSSMGDGINRILTIILAMLNAKDGVLLIDEFENGLHYSIQQKLWKVIFSLSASLNVQVFVTTHSRDTIRAFAAENTKNDGAFIRLERRKDKVVAVTYDNNEDLDLVLEQNIEIR, from the coding sequence ATGAATAGTTTGCATATAAAGAATTATAAGAACTTGGAAGATTTACAGATTAGTAAATTGGGACGTGTGAATTTGATAGCTGGTGAAAATAATGTAGGCAAATCTTCATTGTTAGAGGCTATTTCTATTCATCAATCTGGTGGTAGTCTTGAATGGATGAAACGATTGTTGGAGTTCCGTGGTGAAGCAGCAGATGAATATGTGGAGAATCATTTGCAAAAAGAAATGGATAGTTTTTTGTCTTTCCTTCCTAATTATGATGATGAACATAAGTTAGAACTACCTATCATATTATCGGATATGAAACAGAAGGTAGAAATTAGATTTGTGTATTATACCGAAACACGGGTAGTGGAAAATGGTTATGAGGGAGTAATACGTGCAGTTATTGAAAATTATAATCCTAAAAATTATTATGATAATATAGGTTTAGGGTTAGAGATTGCCACTTCCTTCGGACAAAAGATACTTTATACATTTAATGGGGTGGCTCCTCGTTTGCAAACAGAGCTATTGCAAAAGGTACAATATGTTCGGATGGGAGATCTTAATACAATTAATAATCCTTCTTTATTTGATAAATTAGCTCTTACTCCTTTGCAAAAAGAGGTTGTAAAAGCTCTGCGAATAATAGAATCCGATATTGCTGATTTGAATTTTTTGAAAGATGACAGACGGAAAAGTCGATTCACGCGAGAACGGAATGTGAATGCGGATGATCGTGTACCGTATGTTGTTTTTGAAGGCGAGTCAAAACCTCGTAGGTTGAGTTCTATGGGAGATGGGATAAATCGTATTTTGACAATCATTCTCGCCATGTTGAATGCTAAAGATGGAGTTTTGTTGATTGATGAATTTGAGAATGGACTGCATTATTCGATTCAGCAAAAATTGTGGAAGGTGATTTTTAGCTTATCTGCTTCACTCAATGTACAGGTCTTTGTAACAACCCATAGTCGTGATACGATTCGTGCTTTTGCTGCAGAAAATACAAAGAATGATGGAGCTTTTATTCGTTTGGAACGGCGTAAAGATAAAGTCGTGGCTGTGACTTATGACAATAATGAAGACTTAGATTTGGTATTGGAACAGAATATTGAAATCAGATAA
- a CDS encoding cofactor-independent phosphoglycerate mutase, with protein sequence MKHIIILGDGMADWPVKSLGDKTLLQYAKTPYMDKLARMGRVGRLNTVAEGFHPGSEVANMSVLGYNLPKVYEGRGPLEAASIGVDLQPGEMAMRCNLICVEGEILKNHSSGHISTEEADVLIQYLQEKLGNDRVRFHTGVQYRHLLVIKGGNKELDCTPPHDVPLKPFRPLMVKPLVPEAQETADLINDLILKSQELLKDHPLNLKRMAEGKDPANSIWPWSPGYRPQMPTFSETFPQVKKGAVISAVDLINGIGYYAGLRRIAVEGATGLYNTNYENKVAAALEALKTDDFVYLHIEASDEAGHEGDVDLKLLTIENLDKRAVGPIYEAVKDWDEPVAIAVLPDHPTPCELRTHTADPIPFLIWYPGIEPDEVQTYDEVAACSGSYGLLKEDEFIKEFMK encoded by the coding sequence ATGAAACATATTATCATATTGGGAGACGGAATGGCCGACTGGCCAGTGAAGTCATTAGGGGACAAGACGCTCCTGCAATATGCAAAAACGCCTTACATGGATAAATTAGCCCGCATGGGGCGTGTCGGACGGTTGAACACCGTAGCCGAAGGTTTTCATCCGGGTAGTGAGGTCGCCAATATGTCCGTATTGGGATATAATCTTCCGAAAGTGTACGAAGGCCGCGGACCGCTGGAAGCAGCGAGTATCGGTGTAGACCTGCAACCGGGAGAGATGGCGATGCGTTGTAACCTGATTTGCGTGGAAGGGGAGATTCTGAAGAATCACTCTTCGGGACATATCTCAACGGAAGAAGCAGACGTATTGATTCAATACCTGCAAGAGAAACTGGGCAACGACCGCGTGCGTTTTCATACGGGAGTCCAGTACCGCCATCTGTTGGTTATCAAAGGGGGAAACAAGGAACTGGACTGCACCCCGCCGCACGATGTGCCTTTGAAACCTTTCCGTCCGTTGATGGTGAAACCATTAGTGCCGGAAGCTCAAGAGACGGCAGACTTGATTAATGACCTGATTCTGAAATCACAGGAATTGCTGAAAGACCATCCGTTGAATCTGAAACGTATGGCCGAAGGCAAAGACCCTGCAAACAGCATTTGGCCTTGGAGTCCCGGTTACCGTCCGCAGATGCCTACCTTCTCCGAAACATTCCCGCAAGTGAAGAAAGGAGCGGTTATCTCGGCTGTAGACTTGATAAACGGAATCGGTTACTATGCAGGCTTACGCCGTATCGCGGTAGAGGGAGCCACCGGACTTTACAATACAAATTATGAAAACAAAGTAGCTGCCGCCTTGGAAGCCCTGAAAACGGATGACTTTGTTTATCTGCATATCGAAGCCAGCGATGAGGCGGGACATGAAGGAGACGTCGACCTGAAACTCCTGACTATCGAGAATCTCGATAAACGTGCCGTAGGCCCTATCTATGAAGCTGTGAAAGACTGGGACGAACCTGTAGCGATAGCCGTATTGCCCGACCATCCTACTCCTTGCGAACTTCGTACACATACTGCCGACCCTATCCCGTTCCTTATCTGGTATCCGGGTATCGAACCGGACGAAGTACAGACGTATGATGAAGTGGCGGCTTGTAGCGGTAGCTACGGTCTGCTGAAAGAAGACGAGTTTATAAAAGAGTTCATGAAATAA
- a CDS encoding DUF3226 domain-containing protein, which yields MTDRRREEDYTFKLLVEGPDDLFVIARLRELNHLEDNVFIKPCGSVEKAIELFRILIEKQVADNRILGLVIDADSNIAGRWQRISQILNESGKYNVPDVLPGDGLVLSPNDSEDTKIGVWVMPDNQLNGMLEDFLAMLAVNDKDLLDEVNATLRIIEEKGVSKYKSVHKAKARIHTFLAWQEEPGVTMGNAIAKSYLRADSEQAVLFVTWLKSLFS from the coding sequence ATGACTGACAGGCGAAGAGAAGAAGACTATACATTCAAGTTATTGGTGGAAGGTCCGGATGATTTGTTCGTAATAGCACGGTTAAGAGAATTGAATCATTTGGAGGATAATGTATTTATCAAACCATGTGGTTCAGTCGAGAAAGCGATAGAATTATTTCGAATTTTAATAGAAAAACAGGTTGCCGACAATCGGATATTAGGACTTGTGATTGATGCTGACTCAAATATAGCCGGGCGTTGGCAAAGAATCTCTCAAATATTGAATGAAAGCGGGAAATATAATGTGCCGGATGTACTTCCGGGTGATGGGTTAGTTCTTTCACCGAATGATTCGGAAGATACGAAAATTGGAGTTTGGGTGATGCCTGACAATCAATTAAACGGAATGTTGGAAGATTTTCTAGCTATGTTGGCTGTCAATGATAAGGATTTGTTGGATGAAGTCAATGCTACTTTGAGAATAATAGAAGAAAAAGGGGTAAGTAAATATAAATCAGTTCATAAGGCAAAAGCTCGTATTCACACGTTTTTAGCTTGGCAAGAAGAGCCGGGCGTTACTATGGGAAATGCGATTGCCAAAAGTTACCTGAGAGCTGATTCTGAACAGGCTGTTCTGTTTGTGACCTGGTTGAAATCGTTGTTTTCCTAG
- the thrA gene encoding bifunctional aspartate kinase/homoserine dehydrogenase I encodes MKVMKFGGTSVGSVNSILSVKRIVESADEPVIVVVSALGGITDKLINTSKMAAVGDSAYEGEFREIVYRHVEMIKEVIPAGEKQTSLQRQIGELLNELKDIFQGIYLIKDLSPKTSDTIVSYGERLSSIIVAELIEGAEWFDSRTFIKTEKKHNKHTLDAELTHKLVKEAFGALPKVALVPGFISSDKMSGDVTNLGRGGSDYTAAIIAAALDANSLEIWTDVDGFMTADPRVISTAYTIAELTYVEATELCNFGAKVVYPPTIYPVCHKNIPIIIKNTFNPDGVGTIIKQEVSNPHCKAIKGISSINDTSLITVQGLGMVGVIGVNYRIFKALAKNGISVFLVSQASSENSTSIGVRNADADLACEVLNEEFAKEIEMGEISPILAERNLATVAIVGENMKHTPGIAGKLFGTLGRNGINVIACAQGASETNISFVVDSKSLRKSLNVIHDSFFLSEYQVLNLFICGIGTVGGSLVEQIRCQQQKLMMENGLKLHVVGIIDAAKAMFSREGFDLANFREELQEKGKDSSLQTIRDEIVGMNIFNSVFVDCTASPDIASLYKDLLEHNISVVAANKIAASSAYENYRDLKTIARQRGVKYLFETNVGAGLPIINTINDLIHSGDKILKIEAVLSGTLNYIFNKISADIPFSRTIKMAQEERYSEPDPRIDLSGKDVIRKLVILAREAGYRIEQEDVEKNLFVPNDFFEGSLDDFWKRVPSLDADFEARRQVLEKENKHWRFVAKLENGKASVGLQEVGANHPFYGLEGSNNIILLTTERYKEYPMMIQGYGAGAGVTAAGVFADIMSIANV; translated from the coding sequence ATGAAAGTAATGAAATTCGGCGGAACGTCCGTAGGTTCCGTGAACAGCATTTTAAGCGTAAAGAGAATCGTAGAGTCGGCCGACGAGCCGGTAATTGTAGTTGTTTCCGCATTGGGGGGCATCACTGACAAATTGATAAACACATCGAAGATGGCGGCAGTGGGAGATTCGGCCTATGAAGGCGAGTTCCGCGAAATCGTTTACCGCCATGTGGAAATGATTAAGGAAGTGATTCCTGCCGGAGAAAAACAAACTTCGTTGCAACGTCAGATTGGCGAACTGCTGAACGAGCTGAAAGACATTTTTCAGGGAATCTACTTGATTAAAGACCTTTCACCGAAGACATCGGATACAATCGTCAGCTATGGAGAGCGTCTCTCATCCATTATCGTTGCCGAACTGATTGAGGGGGCGGAATGGTTCGATTCGCGCACTTTTATCAAGACAGAAAAGAAACATAATAAACATACGCTGGATGCGGAACTGACTCATAAGCTGGTGAAAGAGGCTTTTGGGGCACTTCCGAAAGTGGCATTAGTGCCCGGATTCATCTCTTCTGACAAGATGTCGGGAGATGTAACGAACCTCGGTCGTGGCGGTTCCGACTATACGGCTGCCATTATTGCCGCAGCACTCGACGCTAATAGCCTGGAGATATGGACGGACGTAGACGGCTTTATGACCGCCGACCCGCGTGTCATCTCGACGGCCTACACGATTGCCGAACTGACTTACGTAGAAGCAACCGAACTTTGTAACTTCGGTGCGAAAGTGGTTTATCCGCCGACCATCTATCCGGTATGCCACAAGAATATACCTATTATAATAAAGAATACATTTAATCCCGACGGAGTAGGAACCATCATCAAACAGGAAGTTTCCAATCCGCACTGCAAAGCGATTAAGGGTATTTCTTCCATCAACGATACGAGCCTGATTACTGTTCAGGGACTCGGTATGGTAGGTGTAATCGGTGTCAATTACCGCATCTTTAAAGCACTGGCAAAGAACGGAATCAGTGTGTTCCTCGTATCTCAGGCTTCATCAGAAAACAGTACTTCCATCGGTGTCCGTAATGCCGATGCCGACTTGGCTTGCGAAGTGTTGAACGAAGAGTTTGCCAAAGAAATCGAAATGGGGGAAATCTCTCCGATTCTTGCGGAAAGAAACTTGGCTACGGTTGCTATCGTAGGTGAGAATATGAAGCATACACCGGGCATCGCAGGTAAACTCTTCGGTACACTGGGACGTAACGGTATCAACGTAATCGCCTGTGCACAGGGAGCTTCGGAAACAAATATCTCTTTTGTAGTCGATTCCAAATCCTTGCGCAAATCACTGAACGTCATCCATGACTCTTTCTTCCTGTCCGAATATCAGGTATTGAACCTTTTTATCTGCGGTATCGGTACGGTAGGCGGCAGCCTGGTAGAACAGATTCGTTGCCAGCAGCAAAAACTGATGATGGAGAACGGGCTGAAGCTTCATGTGGTAGGTATCATTGATGCAGCCAAAGCGATGTTCAGCCGTGAAGGTTTCGACCTTGCCAATTTCCGCGAAGAATTGCAGGAAAAGGGTAAGGACAGCAGTTTGCAGACTATCCGCGACGAAATAGTCGGCATGAACATCTTCAACTCCGTATTTGTAGACTGTACGGCTAGTCCCGATATTGCGTCACTTTACAAGGATTTGCTGGAGCACAATATCTCCGTGGTAGCCGCCAACAAGATTGCCGCTTCTTCGGCTTATGAGAACTACCGCGACCTGAAAACGATTGCCCGTCAACGTGGTGTGAAGTACCTGTTCGAAACAAACGTAGGTGCGGGACTTCCGATTATCAATACAATCAACGACTTGATTCATAGTGGCGACAAGATATTGAAGATTGAAGCCGTACTTTCGGGTACACTGAACTACATCTTTAATAAGATTAGTGCCGACATTCCTTTCAGCCGTACCATCAAGATGGCGCAGGAAGAACGTTATTCCGAACCGGACCCGCGTATCGACCTTAGCGGTAAAGACGTCATCCGTAAACTGGTGATTCTGGCACGCGAAGCCGGATACCGTATCGAACAGGAAGATGTAGAGAAGAACCTCTTTGTTCCGAACGATTTCTTCGAAGGTTCTCTGGATGACTTCTGGAAACGTGTGCCAAGCCTGGATGCTGACTTTGAAGCCCGTCGCCAAGTACTCGAAAAAGAGAATAAACACTGGCGTTTCGTTGCCAAACTGGAGAATGGGAAAGCCTCTGTCGGCCTGCAGGAAGTGGGAGCCAACCATCCGTTCTACGGCTTGGAAGGTAGCAACAATATCATCCTGCTGACTACAGAACGTTATAAAGAATATCCGATGATGATTCAGGGATACGGTGCCGGTGCCGGTGTGACTGCTGCCGGAGTATTTGCCGATATTATGAGCATCGCAAACGTTTAA